Proteins encoded together in one Desulfonatronum thiosulfatophilum window:
- a CDS encoding HD family phosphohydrolase, with translation MTDTHSKTSPKKNSAKGAVKADVLLSPKTARPLENSAGSLLVFMACMVLVAALSGVSIEPGGRIFVQGEIATHDVTAPRDLLIEDDISTRTRREMVAQTQPPVFDLAQIPFAQMARKIVNLLDVIHSSTPENLADIQNLVAEELNIRIPAGVWNEWRKQSFHDLIVTKIVPWLEEAYSKGILSERRFVSDITTGVIVRELSSETEQLHLNALDFPDLEVLLRNLDRHLRDNLNLPVSVRRAAEELLSPLLRPNLTLNQEATQTRLNSAKLAVEPVFYQIKKGEIIVRKSERVSADQQRKMQAFFHDQTGRYNWDRFSGVLVISLLFTLAIFQAANSINKRLTPKDALLLALVMLTFAAMAKFVAFSRFPLSQELLYLTPDVFVYSLPIAGAAGVLALFFPLLICIFSGALLAFLCTQMLHAGFDVFLFYLMGAVGCAMLLRGAQTRTDILRTGLPLLALILGTWAALNLLDFQGVSWFAAGAMFSATGAVLSILLLLAFSPVVEYLFGYTSRFKLLEMMSLEQPLLQDLMVNAPGTYHHCLIVANMAEAGAKAIGANPLLAKVAALYHDIGKVKNPHYFIENQFGCENKHDKLAPSMSALILISHVKKGAELAAKHKLGPEITDLIQQHHGTRLISYFYQKALTQKEERGTENIREADFCYPGPKPQTKEAGIILLADAIEASSRTLVDPTPSRVRNHIQNLVRAVFNEGQLDDSDLSLKDLNILSETFQRILTGIFHQRIDYPQPRANAATTTPIKVETAKAPALRIAAAR, from the coding sequence ATGACCGATACTCACAGCAAGACTTCGCCAAAAAAGAATAGCGCCAAAGGGGCCGTCAAGGCTGACGTCCTGCTTTCACCAAAAACCGCCCGGCCCCTGGAAAACAGTGCCGGCAGCCTTTTGGTGTTCATGGCCTGCATGGTTCTTGTAGCGGCCCTCTCCGGAGTCAGCATTGAACCCGGCGGACGAATCTTCGTCCAGGGGGAAATTGCCACCCACGACGTCACCGCCCCCAGGGATCTGCTTATCGAGGACGACATCTCCACGCGCACGCGCCGGGAAATGGTGGCCCAGACCCAGCCTCCGGTTTTTGATCTGGCCCAGATTCCTTTTGCCCAAATGGCCAGGAAAATCGTCAATCTGCTGGACGTCATTCACTCATCCACTCCGGAAAACCTGGCCGATATCCAGAACCTGGTGGCCGAGGAATTGAATATCCGCATTCCGGCCGGGGTATGGAATGAATGGCGGAAGCAGTCCTTCCATGATCTGATCGTCACCAAAATCGTTCCCTGGCTTGAGGAAGCCTACAGCAAGGGGATTCTCTCGGAACGCAGATTTGTCTCGGATATCACCACGGGCGTGATTGTCCGGGAACTGTCCTCGGAGACTGAACAGCTCCACCTCAACGCCCTGGATTTTCCGGATCTGGAAGTCCTGTTGCGCAATCTGGACCGGCACCTGCGCGACAACCTGAACCTGCCCGTGTCGGTCCGCCGGGCTGCCGAGGAACTGCTCTCCCCGTTGTTGCGGCCGAATTTGACGTTGAACCAGGAAGCCACCCAGACCCGCCTGAACAGCGCCAAGCTGGCCGTGGAGCCGGTTTTTTATCAGATCAAGAAGGGCGAGATCATCGTCCGCAAGTCCGAGCGTGTTTCCGCGGACCAGCAGCGCAAGATGCAGGCTTTTTTCCATGACCAGACCGGCAGATACAACTGGGATCGCTTCAGCGGCGTTCTGGTCATCTCCCTGCTCTTCACCCTGGCGATTTTTCAGGCCGCCAACAGCATCAACAAGCGATTGACCCCCAAGGACGCCCTGCTTCTGGCTTTGGTCATGCTTACCTTTGCCGCCATGGCCAAATTCGTTGCGTTTTCCAGGTTCCCCCTGAGCCAGGAATTGTTGTACCTGACCCCGGACGTCTTTGTGTACAGCCTGCCCATTGCCGGAGCTGCCGGAGTTCTGGCCCTGTTTTTCCCGTTGCTGATTTGCATTTTTTCAGGAGCGTTGCTGGCCTTTCTCTGCACCCAAATGCTCCATGCCGGCTTTGACGTGTTTCTGTTCTACCTTATGGGTGCGGTGGGGTGCGCCATGCTGCTGCGCGGAGCCCAGACCAGAACCGACATTCTGCGTACCGGTCTGCCGCTGCTCGCCCTGATCTTGGGAACCTGGGCGGCCCTCAACCTCCTGGATTTTCAAGGCGTAAGCTGGTTTGCCGCCGGAGCCATGTTCAGCGCTACGGGCGCCGTGCTTTCCATCCTGCTCCTGCTGGCCTTCAGCCCGGTGGTGGAATATCTGTTCGGCTACACCTCCCGCTTCAAGCTCCTGGAAATGATGAGTCTGGAACAGCCCCTGCTCCAGGATCTGATGGTCAATGCTCCCGGCACCTACCATCACTGCCTCATCGTCGCCAACATGGCCGAAGCCGGAGCCAAGGCCATCGGCGCGAATCCGCTCCTGGCCAAGGTGGCGGCCTTGTACCACGACATCGGCAAAGTCAAGAATCCCCACTACTTTATCGAGAATCAGTTCGGTTGCGAGAACAAGCACGACAAGCTGGCACCGTCCATGAGCGCCCTGATTCTCATCTCCCACGTCAAAAAAGGCGCGGAGCTGGCTGCCAAGCACAAGCTGGGACCGGAAATCACGGACCTGATCCAGCAGCACCACGGCACCCGTCTGATCTCCTACTTCTACCAGAAAGCACTTACCCAGAAGGAGGAAAGAGGAACGGAAAACATCCGGGAAGCGGATTTCTGCTATCCCGGCCCCAAGCCGCAAACCAAGGAAGCCGGGATAATCCTGCTGGCCGACGCCATTGAAGCCTCCAGCCGAACCCTGGTGGACCCCACCCCGAGTCGGGTCCGCAATCATATTCAAAATCTAGTGCGCGCGGTCTTCAATGAGGGCCAGCTCGACGACTCGGATCTCAGTCTGAAGGACCTGAATATCCTCAGCGAGACGTTCCAGCGCATCCTTACGGGAATCTTTCATCAACGCATCGACTACCCCCAACCCCGAGCCAATGCCGCAACCACAACACCGATCAAAGTCGAAACGGCCAAGGCCCCGGCGCTGCGCATCGCCGCGGCCCGCTGA
- the ybeY gene encoding rRNA maturation RNase YbeY: MPQPQHRSKSKRPRPRRCASPRPADITLLVDPEASRHPVLPLNRRELREILERIMAANQLQGAGVELRITSDQLITDLHRRHLGGMGPTNVLSFPLENSVPGSYDNLGSVVVSADAVLREAFLYQQDPQSHFIRLLTHALLHLAGYEHGELMEEMTENTVVLMQGTHFVNYSANSES; this comes from the coding sequence ATGCCGCAACCACAACACCGATCAAAGTCGAAACGGCCAAGGCCCCGGCGCTGCGCATCGCCGCGGCCCGCTGATATCACCCTACTGGTAGATCCGGAGGCTTCACGCCATCCCGTATTGCCGTTGAACCGGAGGGAATTGCGGGAGATTCTGGAGCGGATCATGGCAGCGAACCAGCTTCAGGGAGCGGGCGTTGAGCTGCGCATCACCTCGGATCAGCTGATCACGGATCTGCACCGCCGACACCTGGGCGGGATGGGGCCGACCAACGTCCTCAGCTTCCCCCTTGAGAATTCCGTCCCGGGATCTTACGACAATCTCGGTTCGGTTGTTGTCAGTGCTGATGCGGTTCTTCGGGAAGCCTTTCTCTACCAGCAGGATCCCCAAAGTCATTTCATCCGCCTCCTGACCCACGCCCTGCTCCACCTGGCCGGGTACGAACATGGAGAGCTCATGGAGGAAATGACGGAGAACACCGTGGTTTTGATGCAAGGCACACATTTCGTTAACTATTCAGCGAATTCAGAATCTTAA
- a CDS encoding NAD+ synthase: protein MRIALLQNNYLVGDLEGNARKIAVAARKAAEQDADLCVCSELSLLGYPPRDLLLNKSFIDKSWAVLRNLSLELRDAPPVLAGLAEHNTQSQGRALWNCAALLRSGVVEATFHKTLLPTYDVFDEDRYFEPFDAPGWFQLRGWRIGVTICEDIWNDKDFWKSRRYRSDPVEHLARQNVQCIINLSASPFHLDKHAIRLRMLEDMAKKHRLPLVYVNQVGGNDDLIFDGRSCAFDSRGKIIATAASFAEDLIVVDIAENCKTSSASDTDAPPNAAHATGLHCLPPVCREEEVWNALVLGLRDYLHKLGFSKALLGVSGGIDSALTAAIAAEALGPDNVLGVLLPSPYTSQASVDDALELAANLGISDLTLPIEGLMAAFDQSLDAAFAGHDRDVTEENIQARIRGNLLMALSNKYRAMLLTTGNKSELAVGYCTMYGDMAGGLGVIADVPKTLVYSTSRWLNSVRGQVIPERILTRPPTAELRPNQTDQDSLPEYDILDAVLERFVQQHRSVEEIVREGFDPAVVHRVVSLIKGAEFKRRQAAPGLKITDVAFGSGWRMPIAARWPV from the coding sequence ATGCGCATTGCATTGCTCCAGAACAACTACCTTGTCGGCGATCTTGAAGGGAATGCCCGCAAAATTGCGGTTGCGGCCCGCAAGGCGGCCGAACAGGACGCGGATCTGTGCGTCTGTTCCGAGTTGTCGCTGCTGGGGTACCCGCCTCGGGACCTGCTGCTGAACAAAAGTTTCATCGACAAAAGCTGGGCCGTCCTGCGCAATCTCAGTCTGGAACTGCGAGATGCGCCACCTGTTCTGGCCGGTCTGGCCGAGCACAACACCCAGTCCCAGGGCCGCGCCCTGTGGAACTGCGCGGCCTTGTTGCGCAGCGGCGTGGTCGAGGCCACCTTTCACAAGACCCTGCTGCCGACATATGATGTTTTCGATGAAGACCGCTACTTTGAACCCTTCGACGCTCCGGGTTGGTTCCAGCTGCGTGGATGGCGCATCGGCGTGACCATTTGCGAGGACATCTGGAACGACAAGGATTTCTGGAAGTCCAGGCGTTACCGCTCCGATCCCGTGGAACACCTGGCCCGTCAGAACGTGCAATGCATCATCAACCTCTCAGCATCCCCGTTTCATCTGGACAAACACGCCATCCGGCTGCGCATGCTCGAGGACATGGCGAAAAAGCACCGCCTGCCCCTGGTCTATGTCAACCAGGTCGGCGGGAACGACGACCTGATTTTTGACGGCCGCAGTTGCGCCTTCGATTCCCGGGGCAAAATAATCGCCACGGCGGCCTCATTTGCCGAGGACCTGATCGTGGTCGACATCGCCGAAAATTGCAAAACATCGTCCGCATCCGACACAGATGCGCCTCCCAACGCCGCGCACGCAACCGGACTCCACTGCCTTCCCCCGGTTTGCCGCGAGGAAGAAGTCTGGAACGCCCTTGTTCTGGGATTGCGGGATTATCTGCACAAGCTCGGATTTTCCAAGGCCCTGCTCGGCGTTTCCGGAGGCATCGACTCGGCCCTGACGGCGGCCATTGCCGCCGAGGCCCTGGGACCGGACAATGTCCTGGGCGTGCTGCTGCCTTCACCGTACACCAGCCAAGCCAGCGTCGACGACGCTCTGGAGCTTGCCGCAAACCTGGGCATCTCGGATCTGACCCTGCCCATTGAAGGTCTGATGGCTGCCTTTGATCAGAGTCTGGACGCGGCTTTTGCCGGACATGACCGCGACGTGACTGAGGAAAACATCCAGGCCCGGATCCGCGGCAATCTGCTCATGGCGCTGTCCAACAAATACCGGGCCATGTTGTTGACCACGGGCAACAAATCCGAACTGGCCGTAGGCTATTGCACCATGTACGGAGACATGGCCGGCGGGCTGGGCGTCATCGCGGACGTGCCGAAGACCCTGGTCTACAGCACCTCCCGGTGGTTGAATTCCGTGCGCGGGCAGGTCATCCCGGAGCGAATCCTGACCCGCCCGCCCACGGCGGAATTGCGCCCCAATCAGACGGACCAGGACAGCCTCCCGGAATATGACATCCTGGACGCCGTTCTGGAGCGCTTTGTCCAACAACATCGCTCGGTGGAGGAGATCGTCCGGGAAGGATTTGACCCAGCGGTGGTGCACCGGGTCGTGAGCCTGATCAAGGGCGCGGAATTCAAGCGCCGCCAAGCCGCTCCCGGCCTGAAAATCACGGATGTGGCCTTCGGTTCCGGCTGGCGCATGCCCATTGCCGCACGATGGCCGGTATAG
- a CDS encoding AAA family ATPase: MNTELQPVIEGIGRHLLGKQTEIKLALACLLAKGHLLIEDLPGMGKTTLAEAMARILGLNMQRIQFTSDLLPADILGVSIYDRKDQSFNFLPGPIFSQVILADEINRATPKTQSALLEAMEEGQVTTDGRTRPLPRPFFVIATQNPMHQIGTYPLPESQLDRFLMRLRLGYPDSRTERELLRIEDTREALRESTALLQPERLLELQQSVMEVHVSDALLDYVQALLLASRRSDNFSTGLSPRAGRSLLRGAQAWAYLDDRDIVLPEHVQAVLPSITNHRLRSSYDATHESAEEPALILLRTPLPHP, from the coding sequence GTGAACACGGAACTGCAGCCCGTCATTGAAGGCATTGGCCGCCATTTGTTGGGCAAACAAACGGAAATCAAGCTGGCGCTGGCCTGTCTGCTGGCCAAGGGCCATTTGCTGATCGAGGATCTTCCCGGCATGGGTAAAACCACCCTGGCCGAGGCCATGGCCCGCATCCTCGGACTGAACATGCAGCGGATTCAATTCACCAGCGACCTGCTGCCCGCGGACATTCTCGGGGTATCGATATACGACCGTAAGGACCAGAGCTTCAACTTCCTGCCCGGCCCGATCTTTTCGCAAGTCATTTTGGCCGATGAAATCAACCGGGCCACGCCGAAGACCCAAAGCGCCCTGCTGGAGGCCATGGAAGAAGGCCAAGTGACCACGGACGGTCGAACCAGACCCTTGCCCCGCCCGTTTTTCGTCATCGCCACCCAAAACCCGATGCACCAGATCGGCACGTACCCTTTGCCCGAATCTCAGCTGGACCGATTCCTGATGCGCCTGCGCCTGGGATATCCCGACTCGCGAACCGAACGAGAACTCCTGCGCATCGAAGACACCCGCGAAGCCTTGCGCGAGTCCACGGCCCTGCTCCAGCCCGAACGGCTGCTGGAGCTGCAGCAAAGCGTGATGGAAGTCCATGTGTCCGACGCTCTTTTGGACTATGTTCAGGCCCTGCTCCTCGCATCCCGGAGATCCGACAACTTCTCCACCGGCCTCTCCCCCCGGGCCGGCCGCTCCCTGCTCCGCGGCGCCCAGGCCTGGGCCTATCTTGACGACCGGGACATAGTCCTTCCGGAACACGTCCAGGCCGTGCTTCCATCCATCACCAATCACCGCTTGCGTTCTTCCTACGACGCCACCCACGAATCCGCCGAAGAACCCGCCCTCATCCTGCTCCGCACCCCCCTGCCTCACCCATGA